A genomic segment from Candidatus Omnitrophota bacterium encodes:
- a CDS encoding Fic family protein, with the protein MKEILSKVDEAQAKINALRPFSNEMNHQIKEYFRIGLTYSSNALEGNSLTISETKVVIEDGLTIAGKPLRDHYEATGHSDAFDHMYALATGKTITEEDIKKLHALFYHRIKEEDAGVYRKVQAIITGSQYPLPTPDALPGIMQKFIKDLPRLKKDTHPVVYAAKFHKEFVFIHPFVDGNGRVARLLMNVALMQAGYIIAIIPPLKRSEYISALEKAHKSDTDFIKLIASCVYETQNDLLRMANGKS; encoded by the coding sequence ATGAAAGAGATTTTGAGTAAGGTTGATGAGGCGCAGGCAAAAATAAACGCATTGCGCCCCTTTAGCAATGAAATGAATCATCAGATAAAGGAGTATTTTCGTATTGGGCTTACCTATTCAAGCAACGCGCTTGAAGGAAACTCTCTGACCATATCGGAAACAAAAGTGGTCATAGAGGATGGTCTCACCATTGCCGGAAAGCCGCTTAGAGATCATTACGAGGCCACGGGGCACAGTGACGCGTTTGATCATATGTATGCGCTTGCTACCGGGAAAACAATAACGGAAGAAGATATCAAAAAGTTGCACGCGCTTTTTTATCACCGCATCAAAGAAGAAGATGCCGGTGTGTATCGGAAGGTTCAGGCTATTATTACGGGTTCTCAATATCCTTTGCCTACACCAGACGCGCTTCCCGGGATTATGCAGAAATTTATTAAGGATTTGCCCCGTTTGAAGAAAGACACCCATCCTGTTGTCTATGCCGCCAAGTTTCATAAAGAATTTGTGTTTATTCATCCGTTTGTTGACGGCAATGGACGAGTGGCCAGACTTTTAATGAATGTGGCGCTTATGCAGGCAGGATACATCATTGCAATAATCCCGCCGCTTAAACGGTCGGAATACATCAGCGCTCTTGAAAAAGCGCATAAAAGCGACACGGATTTTATTAAGTTGATAGCATCATGCGTTTATGAGACACAGAACGATCTACTGCGTATGGCTAATGGAAAGAGCTAA
- a CDS encoding HEPN domain-containing protein, with protein sequence MMHGMSGKVNSKLYQWNFTIDGLIPRQVHLKKKVWLKKGELLLEKKGDNLIAYLLGDDNKTTDNENKIIPYLWVSCLITPNSPDLTCGGGRSISSESELGKKPLFSCSITTSIPNEAVDGIEKYAHKFLGFIGKLHDKYIDIVNQNKFLAVALEYFHEANKKSIHSDEGFVNAMISMEALFNDAPIDIKYKLAQRASFLLSFCGIDPIESFEKLKSFYNKRSTLVHGGGSLSYDPDRSLISRYTRKAIIILLILLRDQKRRNQKSADRKKYILQELDYALLDEKRRKSLKMEITKGLRNFNLTIPRTFEGTGKDGKDYRVTAW encoded by the coding sequence ATGATGCATGGTATGAGTGGAAAAGTTAATTCAAAGTTATACCAGTGGAATTTTACGATAGATGGGCTAATTCCTAGACAGGTACATCTGAAGAAAAAAGTCTGGTTAAAAAAAGGCGAGTTGTTGCTAGAGAAAAAGGGCGACAATCTTATTGCCTATCTGTTAGGTGATGATAATAAAACGACAGATAACGAGAATAAAATAATCCCCTATTTATGGGTATCTTGTTTGATAACGCCGAATTCTCCTGATTTAACTTGTGGTGGTGGGAGATCAATATCTTCCGAAAGTGAGCTTGGAAAGAAACCACTTTTTTCCTGTTCAATCACTACATCTATACCTAATGAAGCTGTGGATGGTATAGAAAAATATGCTCACAAGTTCTTGGGGTTCATTGGTAAGCTTCATGATAAGTATATTGATATTGTTAATCAGAACAAATTTTTAGCTGTGGCCTTAGAATACTTCCACGAAGCAAATAAAAAATCTATTCATAGTGACGAAGGCTTCGTTAATGCGATGATTAGCATGGAGGCGCTATTTAATGATGCGCCTATAGATATCAAATACAAATTAGCACAACGAGCGAGTTTTTTACTCAGCTTTTGTGGTATCGACCCGATAGAAAGTTTTGAAAAGCTAAAATCATTTTATAATAAACGAAGCACATTAGTTCATGGAGGAGGATCTTTATCGTATGACCCTGATCGAAGCCTTATCTCACGATATACAAGAAAAGCAATTATAATACTTTTAATATTGCTAAGGGATCAAAAAAGACGCAATCAAAAGAGCGCGGACAGAAAAAAATATATTTTGCAAGAACTTGATTATGCCTTGCTTGATGAGAAAAGGCGCAAATCTTTAAAAATGGAAATTACAAAAGGATTGAGAAACTTTAACCTGACAATCCCTCGCACTTTTGAAGGGACTGGAAAGGACGGGAAAGATTATCGTGTAACAGCTTGGTGA
- the rhuM gene encoding RhuM family protein translates to MTKKLRNIEGGKVVLYKKGLEVQLREETVWLNQAQMVLLFRKTKQNISLHINNIFKEGELRKDSVIKECLTTANDGKKYKTSYYNLDVIISVGYRIKSKQGTLFRIWATRVLKQHLIEGYTINEKRLKRQEQKYFKLKNAVNLIGNVVQIENLSPEAKGLAQVISEYTRALDILDDFDNGRLKEPKGKKSGKYKMTYQEARAIIETMKEKFKDSDIVGQEKDQGFKSSLGAIYQSAGGKDAYPTIQEKAAHLLYFVTKNHNFVDGNKRIAAALFICFLKGNGILYRKDGSRIIDDNALVALTLMIAASNPKEKDVMVKVITNLIC, encoded by the coding sequence ATGACTAAAAAATTACGGAATATTGAAGGCGGAAAGGTTGTTTTATACAAAAAAGGGCTTGAGGTCCAATTGAGGGAGGAAACCGTTTGGCTTAACCAGGCCCAGATGGTTTTACTATTTCGGAAAACAAAACAAAATATTAGTTTGCACATCAATAATATCTTCAAAGAAGGAGAATTGCGTAAGGATTCAGTTATCAAGGAATGCTTGACAACTGCCAACGACGGGAAAAAGTATAAAACCTCATATTACAATCTGGATGTCATTATATCCGTTGGATACCGTATTAAATCCAAACAAGGAACTCTTTTTCGTATTTGGGCGACAAGGGTATTAAAACAGCATTTAATAGAAGGTTATACGATAAATGAAAAACGGCTTAAAAGACAGGAACAAAAATATTTTAAACTGAAAAATGCAGTCAATTTGATAGGCAATGTTGTGCAGATAGAAAATCTTTCGCCAGAAGCAAAAGGACTGGCGCAGGTAATTTCTGAATATACCCGAGCGTTGGATATTCTGGATGATTTTGACAATGGAAGATTAAAGGAGCCAAAAGGCAAAAAAAGCGGCAAATACAAAATGACCTACCAAGAAGCAAGGGCTATTATTGAAACGATGAAAGAAAAGTTTAAGGATTCTGATATCGTTGGCCAAGAAAAAGACCAAGGTTTTAAAAGTTCGCTCGGAGCGATTTATCAAAGCGCTGGCGGTAAGGATGCATATCCGACAATTCAGGAAAAAGCAGCGCATTTGTTATATTTCGTGACAAAGAACCACAACTTCGTGGATGGCAACAAGCGAATTGCCGCGGCACTATTTATTTGCTTTCTAAAGGGCAATGGAATTCTGTATCGCAAAGATGGTAGCCGTATTATTGATGATAATGCCCTTGTTGCCTTGACCCTCATGATCGCCGCAAGCAATCCGAAAGAAAAAGATGTGATGGTGAAAGTGATTACGAATTTGATTTGTTAA
- a CDS encoding DNA methyltransferase translates to MPESLIEQLPKIVAEGKKEAERILNELSEKERIVLQTNEYVLPSKERSGLFRGAVREIDKKEWFNRLIYGDNLLVMQALLSGDPSTAFPSMRGKIDLIYIDPPFDSKADYRTKITLPNGDIEQKPTVIEQFAYSDTWKDGTASYLKMLYPRICLMRELLSEQGSIYVHLDWHVGHYVKVLMDDIFGKNNFRNEIIWHYQAGTAPQNGFAKKHDNLLFYCKGTENVFNEIRLMVKDESIYPFTDEKGRKYRMSGNNNATRYYADEGRKADDVWTWIDRKENNIVQVFHALPEHLGFQTQKPERLLERIIKASSKEGSIIADFFAGSGTTGSVAEKLGRRWITVDIGKPSCMVMRKRLIDQDAKPFLYQCIGDYQKEQFEKSEFRRVSDLAHVVLNLYGAIPFSDVEPTQRNLGYIKESRTLVMVDSPSKLTGYGTLKRAQELRASFMGGWKKVVVLGWNFVTDIGQVIANLNDPHIEVLVIPPDLLDRLKTKSSYQKLIKGGKIRFSSLQYLSVKPVHMEELNKEEEEISVKLDNYVLLSPDALPLEEKDKEKLQEIIARDPLALIEYWSIDPDYDGEVFRSKWQDYRGNTEVDDDPMRVVRNTKLRVPKLKHKRRVCIKAVDVFGFESAVIEEVK, encoded by the coding sequence ATGCCTGAATCATTAATTGAACAACTGCCAAAAATTGTAGCCGAAGGAAAAAAGGAGGCGGAGAGGATTTTAAACGAGCTTTCCGAAAAGGAAAGAATTGTTTTGCAGACAAATGAATATGTTTTGCCGTCCAAAGAGCGTTCTGGACTCTTCCGCGGTGCCGTCAGGGAGATTGATAAAAAGGAGTGGTTTAATCGTTTGATTTACGGCGATAATCTTTTAGTGATGCAGGCACTTCTCTCGGGTGATCCGTCAACCGCCTTTCCCTCTATGCGCGGCAAAATAGATCTTATTTATATTGACCCGCCGTTTGATTCCAAAGCTGATTATCGCACAAAAATTACCTTGCCTAACGGCGATATTGAACAAAAGCCAACAGTCATTGAACAATTTGCGTATTCTGATACTTGGAAGGATGGAACGGCGAGTTATCTTAAGATGCTTTATCCGAGGATTTGCTTGATGCGAGAACTTTTATCGGAGCAAGGTTCAATATATGTTCATTTAGATTGGCATGTTGGGCACTATGTAAAAGTATTGATGGATGATATTTTTGGGAAAAATAATTTTAGAAATGAAATTATTTGGCACTATCAGGCAGGAACAGCTCCTCAAAATGGATTTGCGAAAAAACATGATAATCTATTATTTTATTGTAAAGGAACGGAGAATGTTTTTAACGAAATTCGTCTAATGGTTAAGGATGAATCTATCTATCCTTTTACAGATGAGAAGGGTAGAAAATATCGGATGTCAGGCAATAATAACGCAACGCGTTATTATGCAGATGAAGGAAGAAAAGCCGATGATGTATGGACATGGATTGATAGAAAAGAAAATAATATAGTTCAAGTTTTTCATGCATTACCAGAGCACTTAGGATTTCAAACACAAAAACCCGAGAGGCTATTGGAAAGAATAATTAAAGCATCATCAAAAGAAGGTTCGATTATCGCGGATTTCTTTGCCGGGTCAGGAACGACTGGATCTGTTGCAGAAAAACTTGGGCGACGTTGGATTACGGTTGATATTGGCAAGCCATCCTGTATGGTTATGCGGAAACGCCTTATTGATCAAGACGCAAAACCATTCTTATACCAATGCATTGGCGATTACCAGAAAGAGCAATTCGAAAAAAGCGAGTTCCGACGTGTAAGCGACCTTGCTCATGTGGTACTCAATCTATATGGTGCCATTCCCTTCTCGGATGTAGAGCCTACCCAGAGAAACCTGGGATACATTAAGGAGTCCCGGACGCTTGTAATGGTAGATTCGCCATCAAAGCTAACCGGCTATGGAACGCTTAAGAGGGCACAGGAATTGCGCGCAAGCTTTATGGGCGGATGGAAGAAGGTCGTGGTGCTGGGATGGAATTTCGTAACCGATATCGGGCAGGTTATAGCAAATCTTAATGACCCGCATATTGAAGTGCTTGTTATTCCTCCAGATTTACTTGATAGGCTTAAAACCAAGTCATCATACCAGAAATTAATCAAGGGTGGGAAAATACGCTTTTCATCACTGCAGTATCTTTCCGTTAAGCCGGTTCATATGGAAGAGCTCAATAAGGAAGAAGAGGAAATTTCCGTCAAGCTTGATAATTATGTGCTTCTTTCTCCGGATGCGCTGCCGCTTGAGGAGAAAGACAAGGAGAAATTGCAGGAAATAATCGCCAGGGATCCCCTGGCCCTGATCGAGTATTGGAGTATAGACCCGGATTATGACGGAGAGGTTTTTAGGAGCAAGTGGCAGGATTATCGCGGCAATACCGAGGTGGATGATGACCCGATGCGCGTGGTAAGAAACACCAAACTGCGCGTCCCGAAACTGAAACATAAGCGCAGGGTTTGCATAAAAGCCGTTGATGTCTTTGGCTTTGAAAGCGCGGTTATCGAGGAGGTGAAGTAA
- a CDS encoding DUF6088 family protein — MTESIESKILRRIIGKKKGWVFAPSHFLDLGNRAAIDQALSRLVRSGDIRRLARGLYDYPRKHPDFGEMPPDVNRITAALAEKDNLKIQPSGAYAANLLGLSEQVPAKIALLTDGSTRVVQVGNWHIMFRKTSPKNMATAGRVSGLVIQALRYMKQRNIDDKVINSLKRRLSAEDKKQLINDIRYAPAWIGEIFKQINS; from the coding sequence ATGACAGAATCCATTGAGAGTAAAATACTTCGTCGAATTATCGGCAAGAAAAAAGGCTGGGTGTTTGCCCCAAGTCATTTTCTTGATCTTGGCAATCGTGCGGCTATTGATCAGGCGTTGAGCCGGTTAGTTCGATCTGGTGACATTCGCCGGTTAGCGCGCGGGCTTTATGATTATCCACGGAAACATCCGGATTTTGGAGAAATGCCGCCAGACGTTAATCGTATAACTGCCGCGCTTGCCGAAAAAGATAATCTTAAGATTCAACCGTCCGGAGCATATGCGGCTAACTTGCTAGGGTTGTCCGAGCAAGTACCGGCAAAGATTGCTTTATTGACAGACGGCTCTACCCGGGTGGTTCAAGTTGGTAACTGGCACATTATGTTTAGGAAGACATCGCCAAAAAATATGGCGACTGCCGGGCGCGTGAGCGGCTTGGTTATTCAGGCTCTACGGTACATGAAACAAAGAAATATCGACGATAAAGTAATTAATTCGCTTAAAAGAAGATTATCGGCCGAGGATAAGAAACAGCTTATCAACGATATTCGTTATGCCCCGGCTTGGATAGGTGAAATATTTAAACAGATAAATTCGTAG
- a CDS encoding four helix bundle protein codes for MGKGFEQLQVWQKAKDLAVLVYKTTSDGKIAKDFSLRNQMRRSAISIASNIAEGDERDTDKESVRFFYIAKGSLAELRTQLRIALEVDFLDKDEFAKVEQDCAEIGKMLGGLIKHRSGDSRL; via the coding sequence ATGGGCAAAGGGTTTGAACAATTACAGGTTTGGCAGAAGGCGAAAGACTTGGCAGTTCTGGTCTATAAGACCACGAGTGATGGGAAAATTGCCAAAGATTTTAGCCTTCGTAACCAAATGCGCCGTTCTGCTATCAGCATAGCCAGCAATATTGCCGAAGGCGACGAACGAGATACGGACAAGGAGTCTGTTAGGTTTTTCTATATCGCGAAAGGATCGCTTGCCGAGTTACGGACACAGCTCAGGATCGCTCTGGAAGTTGATTTTCTGGATAAGGACGAATTTGCCAAGGTCGAGCAGGATTGTGCAGAGATTGGCAAGATGTTGGGTGGGTTAATTAAGCATAGATCAGGCGATAGCAGGCTATAG
- a CDS encoding DUF4209 domain-containing protein gives MSKLSEKLICACKEAIADVQGKKFTDFLSSFRQRQDAAKKADDKELEEFMRLLWGVFSMFFQWGEKQPFGPLMSGPQGRTMMPEDLSDTELSELEEVLTVFTNLQFVARISDVLWIRRRNYLFAQKAVKAYLQSVDEDKDECWVPRSEWLKRATQIAMELGEKAQERQTVRDKILSLFEESMKTCFNAKQDYWPSSLLELLIENKLVDNWEELAGKAVEIAKGFPISPGCDAPRKYYEYAATCYSYADKPEKAKEAKLAIAKHWEDEAQAFKTPQGCDGLNLAHRIEQAIHAYRAAGDKKRAEELVHELKEANKISISQMKVIKSPTIDAGPLIKIADDLIQGKKGIEAIEAFAALHRPFNYDQEKASAEKMLKEHPLQGIIGAHIIEDEGNVTAKIPGMTEDYEGSLKAQIIKGYNLGQSLSACTTIKRGVDLFLQSEESWRDTIKELVGKSIFVPKDRTDIFERALIAGFEGDYLTFIHFIVPQIENSIRMLFGLNGLKTTSVSSSGVQEERDLNQLLNDQSAEAIFGKDLVWEMRSLLIKKYGPNLRNRVCHGLINSLDISSNSSLFLLWLSICLLVCVTKRQQEKN, from the coding sequence ATGTCAAAATTAAGTGAAAAGTTAATATGTGCTTGTAAAGAGGCTATTGCCGATGTTCAGGGAAAGAAGTTTACCGATTTTTTATCTTCGTTTAGGCAGAGGCAAGATGCCGCTAAGAAGGCTGATGATAAGGAATTGGAAGAATTTATGCGGCTACTTTGGGGCGTTTTCTCGATGTTTTTTCAATGGGGCGAGAAACAGCCATTTGGGCCACTTATGTCAGGGCCACAGGGAAGAACAATGATGCCTGAAGATTTGAGCGACACAGAATTGTCGGAACTTGAAGAAGTATTAACTGTATTTACTAATCTTCAATTTGTTGCCAGAATTAGTGATGTCCTTTGGATAAGACGCAGAAATTATTTGTTTGCGCAGAAAGCCGTAAAGGCATATTTGCAATCTGTTGACGAGGATAAGGATGAGTGTTGGGTGCCGAGAAGTGAATGGCTTAAACGAGCTACGCAAATAGCTATGGAGTTGGGTGAGAAAGCTCAAGAAAGGCAGACTGTCCGAGATAAGATTCTGAGTCTCTTTGAAGAAAGCATGAAGACATGCTTTAATGCGAAACAGGATTATTGGCCGTCTTCGCTTTTAGAGCTTTTAATCGAGAATAAGCTTGTTGACAATTGGGAAGAGCTTGCTGGGAAGGCGGTAGAAATTGCCAAAGGTTTTCCAATTTCTCCCGGTTGTGATGCCCCTCGAAAATACTATGAATATGCGGCAACATGTTATAGTTATGCGGACAAGCCTGAAAAGGCAAAGGAAGCAAAGTTAGCCATAGCTAAACATTGGGAAGACGAAGCACAGGCTTTTAAGACTCCTCAAGGTTGTGACGGCTTAAACTTGGCACATAGGATTGAGCAAGCTATTCACGCATACCGAGCGGCAGGTGACAAAAAGCGAGCGGAAGAGTTAGTACATGAATTGAAGGAAGCAAACAAAATTTCAATCAGTCAAATGAAGGTGATAAAAAGTCCAACTATTGACGCAGGCCCATTAATAAAAATCGCTGACGACTTAATACAGGGCAAGAAAGGAATCGAGGCAATCGAGGCTTTTGCCGCCTTGCACAGACCATTTAATTACGACCAGGAGAAAGCGTCTGCTGAAAAAATGCTTAAAGAGCATCCGCTGCAAGGAATTATTGGTGCCCACATAATTGAAGATGAGGGAAACGTTACTGCGAAAATACCTGGCATGACTGAGGATTATGAAGGTAGCCTTAAGGCGCAAATAATCAAAGGATATAATCTCGGTCAAAGTCTTTCGGCTTGTACGACGATAAAAAGAGGTGTTGACTTATTTCTTCAATCAGAGGAATCATGGCGGGATACTATAAAGGAATTAGTTGGAAAGAGCATCTTTGTGCCAAAAGATCGAACGGATATCTTTGAGAGGGCTTTGATTGCCGGATTTGAGGGCGACTATCTGACATTTATTCACTTTATTGTCCCCCAGATTGAGAATTCTATAAGGATGCTTTTTGGCTTAAATGGGCTTAAAACAACATCGGTTTCGTCGAGCGGGGTGCAAGAGGAACGCGACTTAAATCAATTATTAAATGACCAGAGCGCAGAAGCTATCTTTGGAAAAGATTTAGTATGGGAAATGCGTTCGCTCCTCATAAAAAAGTATGGCCCAAATTTAAGGAATAGGGTTTGCCATGGTCTGATAAATTCGTTAGATATAAGCAGTAATTCATCGTTATTTCTTTTATGGCTCAGTATTTGCCTTTTAGTTTGTGTAACTAAAAGACAGCAAGAGAAAAATTGA